A genomic window from Deinococcus detaillensis includes:
- a CDS encoding acetyl-CoA carboxylase carboxyltransferase subunit alpha, with amino-acid sequence MSEGKPVKPTAETLRELGARIRDLEGTAKSTGQNLDTALTPLRAQLAYLRGQVSMTRWERVQLARIAGRPTALDYVERLTSEFVELHGDRTYGDDQALIGGPARWQGRRVMLIMQQKGRDTKDKIKRRFGSSNPEGYRKAVRLMDLADKFGLPVVALIDTQGAYPGLEAEERGQGWAIAESIQRMSRLRVPAVCAVIGEGGSGGALAIGIGNRVLIMENAWYSVISPEGAASIIWKDSAKAPEAAEALKLTAPDLLELGIVEEVIPEPVGGAHLDVDTAAEALGEAVSRHLDELAQQTPEQWVSGRAARFRRLGAYRED; translated from the coding sequence GTGAGCGAGGGCAAACCCGTCAAGCCCACCGCCGAGACGCTGCGCGAACTCGGAGCCCGTATCCGCGACCTCGAGGGCACCGCCAAAAGCACCGGGCAAAATCTGGACACCGCCCTGACGCCGCTGCGTGCTCAGCTCGCTTACCTGCGCGGGCAAGTCAGCATGACCCGCTGGGAACGGGTGCAGCTTGCCCGCATCGCCGGACGGCCCACCGCGCTTGATTACGTCGAGCGCCTGACCTCCGAGTTCGTGGAGTTGCATGGCGACAGAACCTACGGCGACGACCAGGCCCTGATCGGTGGCCCGGCCCGCTGGCAAGGTCGGCGCGTGATGCTGATCATGCAGCAAAAGGGCCGCGACACCAAAGACAAGATCAAGCGGCGCTTTGGAAGCTCCAACCCTGAGGGTTACCGCAAGGCCGTTCGCTTGATGGATTTGGCCGACAAGTTCGGCCTCCCAGTGGTGGCCCTGATCGACACGCAGGGCGCGTATCCGGGCCTGGAAGCCGAGGAGCGCGGCCAGGGCTGGGCGATTGCCGAGAGCATCCAGCGGATGAGTCGCCTGAGAGTGCCCGCCGTCTGCGCCGTGATCGGTGAGGGCGGCAGCGGCGGGGCGCTGGCCATCGGGATCGGCAACCGAGTGCTGATTATGGAAAACGCCTGGTACTCAGTAATTTCGCCTGAAGGTGCGGCCAGCATCATCTGGAAAGACAGCGCCAAAGCCCCCGAAGCGGCGGAAGCCCTCAAGCTCACTGCGCCGGATCTGCTGGAACTCGGCATCGTGGAAGAAGTCATTCCCGAACCGGTGGGTGGAGCGCACCTCGATGTGGACACCGCCGCCGAAGCACTGGGCGAAGCGGTCAGCCGTCACCTCGACGAACTCGCCCAGCAAACGCCGGAGCAGTGGGTCAGTGGACGGGCGGCGCGGTTTCGGCGGTTGGGCGCTTACCGGGAAGACTGA
- a CDS encoding HRDC domain-containing protein, producing MTAVSPDVRLPGLHAEAGDPHTRLSRALADLEGADWGLFLADQAALARQLFAQFGPGTLRVDARLGVSREVFASAGLAVATIDADWRGAVAVWLLEPDERALKRAKRAGVPVLVDATLAPGGGWLGREATLIVYRDAATISGFGDVTASALFGAGSAPPRRAPAPSDLGMAMILRDLATLPLRLARAARTTVSLMERFAGAAQEVGPTALLLAPDSAPDSHAPLGGVLAASRNVGAGTLITPGVQGLDAVLALLRGETQVWDEQSQTNQAPSASSAVSRDDKNEAGATGAALSETRPSETSLPASTAAQPAAQTARPLAPAPEPLSYVPEIVFSDSAPHPEPERRREEVEEHAPELTDADSEAESVSSGAPADLPDTGRRPQRWPKSGRRQEQRSEDWNRSAQSGQPEPEAEQAQGHIQDTASTEEDAAGSAESQPAAELVPEPPALPSESPQPEIVLTPDLPPAESKDPTEGLSDEQRAVFARLRDWRNAEAKRQEISRFIIASNATLAEIARSAPRDETELRKVRGMGPERVRKYGEAILGTVQAD from the coding sequence ATGACTGCCGTTTCTCCTGATGTCCGCTTGCCCGGCCTCCACGCCGAAGCGGGCGATCCGCACACCCGTTTGAGCCGCGCTCTGGCCGACCTCGAAGGAGCCGACTGGGGCTTATTCTTGGCCGATCAAGCCGCGCTGGCCCGCCAACTCTTCGCGCAATTCGGCCCCGGTACGCTGCGGGTCGACGCCCGCCTGGGGGTCAGCCGCGAGGTGTTCGCTTCTGCTGGGCTGGCGGTGGCCACCATCGACGCCGACTGGCGCGGCGCGGTGGCGGTGTGGCTGCTCGAACCCGACGAACGCGCCCTCAAGCGGGCCAAGCGGGCGGGCGTGCCGGTGCTGGTAGACGCCACGCTGGCCCCCGGCGGCGGCTGGCTGGGCCGTGAGGCGACGCTGATCGTTTACCGCGACGCTGCGACCATCAGCGGCTTCGGTGACGTGACGGCCTCGGCCCTCTTCGGCGCGGGCAGCGCTCCGCCGCGCCGCGCTCCCGCGCCCAGCGACCTGGGCATGGCCATGATCTTGCGCGATCTGGCGACCTTGCCGCTCAGACTGGCCCGCGCCGCCCGCACCACCGTCTCGTTGATGGAGCGCTTCGCGGGCGCGGCGCAGGAAGTCGGACCAACCGCGCTGCTGCTCGCGCCTGACAGCGCACCCGACAGTCACGCGCCCCTCGGCGGCGTGCTGGCGGCGTCGCGTAACGTGGGCGCAGGCACACTGATCACGCCGGGCGTGCAAGGGCTAGACGCGGTGTTGGCTCTGCTGCGCGGCGAAACCCAAGTCTGGGACGAGCAAAGTCAAACCAACCAAGCCCCATCCGCTTCTTCAGCTGTGAGCAGGGACGACAAGAACGAAGCGGGCGCAACCGGCGCAGCGCTGAGTGAAACCAGGCCAAGCGAAACCAGCTTGCCTGCTTCCACTGCTGCTCAACCTGCTGCCCAAACCGCCCGCCCGCTTGCACCCGCTCCCGAGCCGCTGTCCTATGTGCCGGAGATCGTTTTTTCTGACAGTGCGCCGCATCCCGAGCCGGAGCGTAGGCGTGAGGAAGTTGAGGAACACGCGCCTGAACTGACAGACGCGGATTCGGAGGCCGAGTCTGTCAGTTCAGGCGCGCCAGCCGACTTGCCTGACACGGGCCGCAGGCCGCAGCGCTGGCCCAAGTCGGGGCGGCGGCAAGAGCAGCGTTCAGAAGATTGGAACCGCTCGGCTCAGTCCGGTCAACCTGAACCCGAAGCGGAGCAAGCCCAAGGCCATATTCAGGACACAGCTTCAACAGAAGAAGACGCCGCCGGCTCGGCTGAAAGTCAACCGGCTGCCGAGCTTGTTCCTGAGCCGCCCGCTCTGCCCAGCGAGTCGCCTCAACCCGAAATCGTGCTGACCCCCGACCTGCCGCCTGCCGAGAGCAAAGATCCCACCGAGGGCCTCAGCGACGAGCAGCGGGCTGTGTTCGCTCGGTTGCGTGACTGGCGCAACGCCGAGGCCAAGCGTCAGGAGATCAGCCGCTTCATTATTGCCAGCAACGCGACGCTGGCCGAAATCGCCAGAAGCGCTCCGAGAGACGAAACCGAACTCCGCAAGGTGCGCGGTATGGGGCCGGAACGGGTTCGCAAGTACGGCGAGGCGATTTTGGGCACGGTGCAGGCAGACTGA